One region of Cinclus cinclus chromosome 1, bCinCin1.1, whole genome shotgun sequence genomic DNA includes:
- the TRAM1 gene encoding translocating chain-associated membrane protein 1 isoform X3 has protein sequence MLVAIIIHAIIQEYVLDKINRKMHFSKTKHSKFNESGQLSAFYLFSCVWGTSILVSENYISDPTSLWRDYPHTLIPFQMKFFYILQLAYWFHAFPELYFQKTKKEDIFRQIVYIGLYLFHIAGAYLLNLTHLGLVLLVLHYFVEFLFHISRLFYFSDEKYQKGFSLWAVLFVLGRLLTLILSVLTFGFGLARAEDQQLNFSTGNFNILAVRISVLASICMTQAFMMWKFINFQLRRWREHSSSQPQSVKKKFVSAKGKTSRKERENGINGTVTSNGADSPRSRKDKSS, from the exons atgCTTGTAGCAATAATCATACACGCTATAATTCAGGAGTATGTACTGGAT aaaattaacaGGAAAATGCACTTTTCAAAAACAAAGCATAGCAAGTTCAATGAGTCTGGGCAACTCAGTGCATTCTACCTTTTCTCCTGTGTTTGGGGAACAAGTATTCTTGTCTCT GAGAACTATATATCAGATCCGACCTCTCTGTGGAGGGACTATCCGCACACTCTGATTCC GTTTCAAATGAAGTTTTTCTACATCTTACAGTTGGCATACTGGTTTCATGCTTTTCCAGAACTGTACtttcagaaaactaaaaaa GAGGATATCTTTCGCCAGATTGTGTACATTGGACTTTACCTGTTTCATATTGCTGGAGCTTATCTCCTGAA TCTGACCCATCTTGGACTTGTTCTTCTGGTATTGCATTACTTCGTTGAATTTCTTTTCCACATATCCCGTCTTTTCTACTTCAGTGATGAAAAATACCAGAAAGG attTTCACTGTGGGcagttctttttgttttgggaaGGCTTCTCACCTTGATTCTCTCAGTCCTCACTTTTGGCTTTGGACTGGCAAGAGCAGAAGATCAGCAGCTGAATTTCAGTACTGGGAACTTCAATATCCTGGCTGTTAG AATCAGTGTGCTGGCCTCCATCTGCATGACTCAAGCATTTATGATGTGGAAGTTCATTAATTTCCAGCTTCGAAGGTGGAGAGAGCATTCTTCTTCTCAGCCTCAGTCAGTGAAAAAGAAGTTTGTATCAGCTAAAGGAAAGACctccagaaaagaaagag aaaatggaataaatggAACAGTGACCTCAAACGGAGCAGACTCGCCTCGCAGCAGGAAGGATAAATCCTCGTAA